Proteins found in one Physeter macrocephalus isolate SW-GA chromosome 17, ASM283717v5, whole genome shotgun sequence genomic segment:
- the KLK14 gene encoding kallikrein-14 isoform X1: MAAPLSASVPPSLRPSPTPTPSTLPWGPPPWIASRLQHLHLPGRRVLINSCDYFSESNPPALRMFLLLAALQILAVAMAQNQGNKIIGGYRCSRNSQPWQAALLAGPCRSFLCGGSLLSDQWVITAAHCTHPVTPGDPWCAEESSRASCPGGWRTAPSLVTPASTPTCASTKPGSRRPYRADHSRCYRISPAPILPKTQGSWPPDPPPSDPQVQAPSILIVTPGSELPFPRALPSGVLSAPHNIPVIIQGAPETQIRSVKAKVLHWHHIPKKTIFKTLSVCKNQVNTTNKTLTILNSILHSFNSPSRYAHRGPMMPSQEPCSKVHGVPWGSAPSPSTVLAVAEGSAPALHCDPEQDCPSPSLLSESCEQGLRSSRTGRAKTYLVSWKTLWK, translated from the exons ATGGcagcccctctctctgcctctgtccctccctctctcagaccctctcccacccccaccccatccacccTGCCCTGGGGTCCCCCTCCCTGGATTGCTTCCAGATTACAACACCTTCACCTGCCAGGCAGGCGGGTTCTCATTAACAGCTGTGACTACTTCTCTg AATCCAACCCCCCAGCCCTCAGAATGTTCCTCCTGCTGGCAGCACTTCAGATCTTGGCTGTAG CCATGGCACAGAACCAAGGGAACAAGATAATTGGTGGCTACAGATGCAGCCGGAACTCCCAACCATGGCAGGCAGCCCTACTGGCAGGCCCCTGCCGTAGTTTTCTCTGTGGAGGGTCCCTGCTGTCCGACCAATGGGTCATCACTGCTGCTCACTGCACTCATCC GGTGACTCCGGGGGACCCCTGGTGTGCAGAGGAGAGCTCCAGGGCCTCGTGTCCTGGGGGATGGAGAACTGCGCCCAGCCTGGTTACCCCGGCGTCTACACCAACCTGTGCAAGTACCAAACCTGGATCCAGGAGACCATACAGAGCAGATCATAGCCGGTGTTACAGAATATCACCTGCCCCCATTCTCCCCAAGACCCAGGGATCCTGGCCCCCAGATCCCCCTCCCTCAGACCCACAAGTCCAGGCCCCCAGCATCCTGATCGTGACCCCTGGCTCGGAACTCCCCTTTCCCAGAGCACTTCCTTCAGGGGTTCTCTCTGCACCCCACAACATCCCCGTCATTATTCAAGGTGCCCCTGAGACACAGATCAGGAGCGTGAAGGCAAAGGTGCTGCACTGGCACCATATTCCGAAGAAGACAATTTTCAAAACTCTTAGTGTCTGTAAAAACCAGGTAAATACTACTAATAAAACTTTAACCATCCTAAATTCCATTCTCCATTCATTTAATTCACCCAGCAGATATGCACACAGAGGTCCAATGATGCCCAGCCAGGAGCCATGTTCCAAAGTGCATGGTGTCCCCTGGGGGTCTGCCCCCTCACCATCCACTGTACTTGCTGTGGCAGAAGGAAGCGCCCCAGCCTTGCACTGTGACCCAGAGCAGGactgcccttcccccagcctcctctcagAGTCCTGTGAGCAGGGGCTGCGGAGCTCCCGGACAGGGAGGGCGAAGACCTACCTTGTTTCCtggaaaacactatggaagtGA
- the KLK14 gene encoding kallikrein-14 isoform X2, whose protein sequence is MSDKEARHLPHSSRQETSRQDLNPSQHPLSSHQGAPRPCPPESNPPALRMFLLLAALQILAVAMAQNQGNKIIGGYRCSRNSQPWQAALLAGPCRSFLCGGSLLSDQWVITAAHCTHPVTPGDPWCAEESSRASCPGGWRTAPSLVTPASTPTCASTKPGSRRPYRADHSRCYRISPAPILPKTQGSWPPDPPPSDPQVQAPSILIVTPGSELPFPRALPSGVLSAPHNIPVIIQGAPETQIRSVKAKVLHWHHIPKKTIFKTLSVCKNQVNTTNKTLTILNSILHSFNSPSRYAHRGPMMPSQEPCSKVHGVPWGSAPSPSTVLAVAEGSAPALHCDPEQDCPSPSLLSESCEQGLRSSRTGRAKTYLVSWKTLWK, encoded by the exons ATGAGTGACAAGGAAGCAAGGCATCTTCCCCACTCCTCCAGACAGGAGACATCAAGGCAGGACCTGAACCCTTCTCAGCATCCTCTCTCCAGCCACCAAGGAGcccccagaccctgccctccTG AATCCAACCCCCCAGCCCTCAGAATGTTCCTCCTGCTGGCAGCACTTCAGATCTTGGCTGTAG CCATGGCACAGAACCAAGGGAACAAGATAATTGGTGGCTACAGATGCAGCCGGAACTCCCAACCATGGCAGGCAGCCCTACTGGCAGGCCCCTGCCGTAGTTTTCTCTGTGGAGGGTCCCTGCTGTCCGACCAATGGGTCATCACTGCTGCTCACTGCACTCATCC GGTGACTCCGGGGGACCCCTGGTGTGCAGAGGAGAGCTCCAGGGCCTCGTGTCCTGGGGGATGGAGAACTGCGCCCAGCCTGGTTACCCCGGCGTCTACACCAACCTGTGCAAGTACCAAACCTGGATCCAGGAGACCATACAGAGCAGATCATAGCCGGTGTTACAGAATATCACCTGCCCCCATTCTCCCCAAGACCCAGGGATCCTGGCCCCCAGATCCCCCTCCCTCAGACCCACAAGTCCAGGCCCCCAGCATCCTGATCGTGACCCCTGGCTCGGAACTCCCCTTTCCCAGAGCACTTCCTTCAGGGGTTCTCTCTGCACCCCACAACATCCCCGTCATTATTCAAGGTGCCCCTGAGACACAGATCAGGAGCGTGAAGGCAAAGGTGCTGCACTGGCACCATATTCCGAAGAAGACAATTTTCAAAACTCTTAGTGTCTGTAAAAACCAGGTAAATACTACTAATAAAACTTTAACCATCCTAAATTCCATTCTCCATTCATTTAATTCACCCAGCAGATATGCACACAGAGGTCCAATGATGCCCAGCCAGGAGCCATGTTCCAAAGTGCATGGTGTCCCCTGGGGGTCTGCCCCCTCACCATCCACTGTACTTGCTGTGGCAGAAGGAAGCGCCCCAGCCTTGCACTGTGACCCAGAGCAGGactgcccttcccccagcctcctctcagAGTCCTGTGAGCAGGGGCTGCGGAGCTCCCGGACAGGGAGGGCGAAGACCTACCTTGTTTCCtggaaaacactatggaagtGA
- the KLK14 gene encoding kallikrein-14 isoform X3 — protein MAAPLSASVPPSLRPSPTPTPSTLPWGPPPWIASRLQHLHLPGRRVLINSCDYFSESNPPALRMFLLLAALQILAVAMAQNQGNKIIGGYRCSRNSQPWQAALLAGPCRSFLCGGSLLSDQWVITAAHCTHPTLRVALGKHNLRIWEVTQQVLRVVRQVPHPQYNSRTMDNDLMLLQLERPARLWRAVRPSAVASSCASAGTPCLVSGWGTISSPTAMFPSFLQCVNINISSDQECQRAYSRAITAGMVCAGVPQGGKDSCQGDSGGPLVCRGELQGLVSWGMENCAQPGYPGVYTNLCKYQTWIQETIQSRS, from the exons ATGGcagcccctctctctgcctctgtccctccctctctcagaccctctcccacccccaccccatccacccTGCCCTGGGGTCCCCCTCCCTGGATTGCTTCCAGATTACAACACCTTCACCTGCCAGGCAGGCGGGTTCTCATTAACAGCTGTGACTACTTCTCTg AATCCAACCCCCCAGCCCTCAGAATGTTCCTCCTGCTGGCAGCACTTCAGATCTTGGCTGTAG CCATGGCACAGAACCAAGGGAACAAGATAATTGGTGGCTACAGATGCAGCCGGAACTCCCAACCATGGCAGGCAGCCCTACTGGCAGGCCCCTGCCGTAGTTTTCTCTGTGGAGGGTCCCTGCTGTCCGACCAATGGGTCATCACTGCTGCTCACTGCACTCATCC GACCCTTCGAGTAGCCCTGGGCAAGCACAACCTGAGGATTTgggaggtcacacagcaggtgctgCGTGTGGTCCGCCAGGTGCCACACCCCCAGTACAATTCCCGGACCATGGATAACGACCTGATGCTGCTGCAGCTGGAGCGGCCTGCTCGGCTGTGGAGGGCAGTGAGGCCCAGCGCCGTGGCCAGCTCCTGTGCCAGCGCGGGGACGCCCTGCCTTGTGTCGGGCTGGGGCACGATATCCAGTCCCACCG CCATGTTCCCCAGCTTTCTGCAATGTGTGAACATCAACATCTCCTCGGATCAGGAGTGTCAGCGGGCCTATTCTAGAGCCATCACCGCTGGCATGGTCTGTGCAGGGGTCCCCCAAGGCGGGAAGGACTCTTGTCAG GGTGACTCCGGGGGACCCCTGGTGTGCAGAGGAGAGCTCCAGGGCCTCGTGTCCTGGGGGATGGAGAACTGCGCCCAGCCTGGTTACCCCGGCGTCTACACCAACCTGTGCAAGTACCAAACCTGGATCCAGGAGACCATACAGAGCAGATCATAG